Proteins encoded in a region of the Bradyrhizobium sp. CB3481 genome:
- a CDS encoding adenylate/guanylate cyclase domain-containing protein — protein sequence MQSIAHWLRTLGLEQYAQRFAENEIDVSVLPHLTDQDLKDLGIPLGHRRKILASIGEPTSAAQAAFDPSAASISSKTSDSAERRQLTIMFVDLVGSTALAGRLDPEELRDVIGAYHRRCAEVITSSGGFVAKYLGDGILAYFGYPRAHEEDAEQAVRAGLALIEAVTRLNTGGSSSLRVRVGIATGLVVVGDLLGEGAAQEQAVIGETPNLAARLQGLAEPNTVVIADNTRCLLGGLFDYRDLGPLAIAGMDHPVQVWRVLGVSQVGSRFEALRAASTPLVGREEEIALLTRRWERAKAGDGSVVLIVGEPGIGKSRIAQTLLEQLRNEPHTRLRYFCSPHHQHSAFYPSIAQLEQAAGFRREDTAQTRLDKLVAVLALADQELGEAVPLLADLLTIPTGDRYPPLNLSPQKRKEKTLQVQLAQVEGLAAQQPLLMLWEDIHWSDPTTLESLDLLIDRAATLRVLVILTFRPEFTPPWVGRPHVTLLSLNRLPPRHRAEMIAHVTGGKTLPTEIADQIIDRTDGVPLFIEELTKSVVESGSMTDAGDHYSMAGPVVPLAIPTTLQASLLARLDRLAPTREVAQIAATLGRQFSHELISAVAQMSQPRLESALEQLIRAELVFRRGTPPDATYTFKHALVQDAAYSTLLRPQRQQLHERIAITLERQFPEIAAAQPELLAQHCAMAGIVEKAIEYWDKAGRSAVRRSTMAEAATHFGKALNLIANLPKSSERESHERSLQLALAGALTAAKGWASPETGEAYAHARELCRDSPEGPEVATAWSGAYSFLHNSAEIRAAHDLADELLVLSEHRNDRDTKLIAHRSLGISLLFRAQFSRALPHLRQALDFYDPAEHRPPKLTPHDPRVNCEGFIAWTLQLLGRPDQALAQSQHALAWARELSHPYTLAFALHVKCVFHQLRGDAAILKERAEELVALASEQEFPHFVGSGTCFQGWAMLAMGGSVEEAISRMRWGLAKKRATGAEIKVPYYLGLLAEAHRRADRIADGISLLNESLALVERTDERWYEAELYRLMAEALITKSDELHAEGWLCRALETAQKQSARLWELRAATSIARLWRDQGKGTNARDLLAPIYGGFTEGFHSCDLKEAAALLAELA from the coding sequence TACACTCGGTCTCGAGCAATACGCGCAGCGTTTTGCCGAAAATGAAATCGATGTCTCGGTGCTTCCCCATCTGACTGACCAGGACCTCAAGGACCTCGGCATTCCGCTCGGGCACCGGCGGAAAATCCTTGCATCTATCGGCGAGCCCACGTCCGCGGCGCAGGCGGCATTCGACCCCTCTGCTGCTTCAATTTCGTCGAAGACCTCGGACAGCGCGGAACGCCGCCAGCTCACGATCATGTTCGTCGACCTCGTCGGCTCCACCGCCTTGGCTGGGCGGCTTGACCCTGAGGAGTTGCGCGACGTCATTGGCGCCTATCATCGCCGATGCGCTGAGGTGATCACCAGCTCGGGTGGCTTTGTTGCAAAATATCTCGGTGACGGAATACTCGCCTATTTCGGTTACCCGAGGGCGCACGAGGAGGATGCCGAACAGGCTGTTCGCGCCGGTCTTGCTCTGATTGAGGCCGTGACTAGGCTCAATACCGGTGGGTCGTCCTCCCTGCGGGTGCGTGTCGGCATCGCCACTGGCCTAGTCGTGGTCGGCGATTTGCTCGGTGAGGGTGCGGCCCAAGAACAAGCGGTTATAGGCGAGACCCCCAATCTCGCCGCCCGGCTCCAAGGGCTTGCAGAGCCAAACACCGTTGTGATTGCAGATAATACGCGCTGCCTGCTGGGCGGCCTGTTCGACTATCGCGATCTCGGCCCATTGGCGATCGCGGGCATGGACCATCCGGTGCAGGTCTGGCGGGTCCTGGGCGTGAGTCAAGTCGGCAGTCGATTCGAGGCCCTACGCGCCGCCAGCACACCGTTGGTTGGTCGCGAGGAAGAGATCGCATTGTTGACGCGGCGCTGGGAGCGAGCCAAGGCCGGCGACGGTTCCGTCGTCTTGATCGTCGGCGAGCCGGGCATCGGCAAGTCGCGCATCGCGCAAACCTTACTGGAGCAGCTAAGGAACGAGCCGCACACGCGGTTACGTTATTTCTGCTCGCCGCATCATCAGCACAGCGCGTTTTACCCCAGCATCGCCCAACTCGAGCAGGCGGCCGGGTTTCGACGCGAGGATACGGCCCAGACCCGCCTCGACAAGCTTGTGGCCGTGCTGGCTCTGGCCGACCAGGAGCTGGGCGAAGCTGTCCCTTTACTGGCGGACTTGCTGACGATTCCAACCGGCGACCGCTACCCGCCGCTCAATCTGTCGCCGCAGAAGCGCAAGGAGAAAACACTTCAGGTGCAGCTGGCGCAGGTCGAGGGACTTGCGGCGCAGCAGCCGCTGCTGATGCTCTGGGAAGACATCCACTGGAGCGATCCCACCACGCTGGAGTCGCTGGATCTATTAATCGACCGGGCCGCGACGTTGCGGGTCTTGGTCATTCTCACTTTTCGACCGGAGTTCACGCCGCCTTGGGTCGGCCGTCCGCACGTGACATTGCTCAGCCTCAACCGCTTGCCCCCTCGGCACCGCGCCGAGATGATCGCGCACGTAACCGGAGGCAAGACGTTGCCTACGGAGATCGCCGATCAGATCATTGATCGCACCGATGGCGTGCCGCTATTCATCGAGGAGCTAACCAAGTCCGTCGTCGAGAGCGGATCGATGACCGACGCCGGAGACCATTACTCTATGGCCGGGCCGGTAGTTCCTTTAGCGATCCCCACGACGCTCCAGGCTTCGCTCCTAGCCCGGCTCGATCGATTGGCGCCAACCCGAGAAGTAGCGCAGATCGCGGCGACCCTAGGACGCCAGTTTTCCCACGAGCTGATCAGTGCCGTCGCCCAGATGTCGCAACCGCGGCTAGAGAGCGCCTTGGAGCAGCTCATACGGGCCGAGCTGGTGTTCCGACGCGGGACGCCGCCGGATGCGACCTACACATTTAAGCACGCGCTGGTGCAGGACGCCGCCTACAGCACCTTGTTACGCCCGCAACGGCAGCAACTGCATGAACGAATTGCCATCACGCTGGAACGCCAGTTTCCCGAGATTGCAGCGGCTCAGCCCGAACTACTCGCACAGCATTGTGCCATGGCCGGCATCGTTGAAAAGGCAATCGAGTATTGGGACAAGGCTGGCCGCTCGGCCGTGCGGCGCTCGACGATGGCCGAGGCCGCCACGCACTTTGGCAAGGCACTCAACCTGATCGCGAACCTGCCGAAAAGTTCGGAGCGAGAGTCTCACGAGCGTTCGCTTCAGCTCGCTCTCGCCGGCGCACTGACCGCAGCCAAGGGATGGGCATCGCCAGAGACCGGCGAAGCATACGCTCATGCTCGCGAGCTGTGCCGTGACTCTCCAGAGGGGCCCGAGGTTGCGACAGCCTGGTCCGGCGCCTATTCGTTTTTGCACAATAGTGCAGAGATCCGCGCCGCCCATGATCTGGCGGACGAATTACTGGTGCTTTCCGAACATCGAAATGACAGGGATACCAAGCTGATAGCGCACCGGAGCCTGGGCATCAGTCTCTTGTTTCGCGCCCAATTCAGTCGCGCGCTTCCCCATCTGCGGCAGGCGCTCGATTTCTATGATCCGGCTGAGCACCGACCTCCGAAGCTAACGCCCCACGATCCCCGCGTTAATTGCGAGGGCTTCATCGCATGGACACTTCAGCTGCTCGGACGACCGGACCAAGCGCTGGCGCAAAGCCAACACGCGCTGGCTTGGGCGCGTGAACTGTCGCATCCTTATACACTGGCGTTCGCTCTGCACGTCAAATGTGTCTTTCACCAACTGCGCGGCGATGCGGCGATCCTTAAGGAACGAGCCGAGGAACTGGTGGCACTCGCCAGCGAGCAAGAATTTCCTCACTTCGTTGGATCGGGCACGTGTTTCCAAGGATGGGCCATGCTCGCGATGGGAGGATCCGTCGAGGAGGCTATCAGCAGGATGCGGTGGGGGCTGGCGAAGAAGCGGGCGACGGGTGCCGAGATCAAGGTGCCTTACTATCTTGGTCTTCTGGCGGAGGCGCACAGGCGAGCGGACCGGATCGCTGACGGGATCAGCCTGTTGAATGAATCGCTGGCACTCGTCGAGCGCACCGACGAGCGCTGGTATGAGGCGGAGCTGTATCGACTTATGGCCGAAGCGCTGATCACCAAGTCGGATGAACTGCATGCCGAAGGCTGGCTGTGCCGCGCACTTGAAACAGCGCAGAAGCAGAGCGCGAGGCTTTGGGAATTACGCGCCGCCACCAGCATTGCCCGCCTCTGGCGCGATCAAGGCAAGGGCACTAACGCGCGCGACTTGCTCGCGCCGATCTACGGCGGCTTCACCGAAGGCTTCCATAGTTGCGACCTCAAAGAAGCCGCCGCGCTGCTTGCTGAGTTGGCTTGA
- a CDS encoding DUF4440 domain-containing protein, protein MSRPSLPSYAVLLILVCACVGHARADQLANEISSVAAKWDAAINDADFDALLPLYTADSRLMPPGARPVTGPLAIRDFFAGRGRSVRNHKVELVDVLPVGNYAYTTSHFTATLVMNEKAAPISGSTVRLLERQADGQWKIKSHMFVRE, encoded by the coding sequence ATGAGCCGCCCTTCTCTTCCTTCCTACGCCGTACTGTTGATCCTGGTTTGTGCTTGCGTTGGTCATGCAAGGGCAGACCAACTTGCCAACGAAATTTCCTCGGTGGCTGCCAAGTGGGATGCCGCCATCAACGACGCAGACTTCGATGCCCTGCTTCCATTGTATACCGCTGACAGCAGACTGATGCCGCCCGGTGCGCGGCCCGTCACCGGCCCTCTGGCAATCCGTGATTTCTTTGCCGGGCGGGGAAGAAGCGTCAGAAACCACAAGGTTGAACTGGTCGATGTGTTACCCGTCGGGAACTATGCCTATACCACCTCCCATTTCACGGCCACGTTGGTGATGAATGAGAAGGCCGCGCCAATTTCTGGCAGCACCGTGAGGCTCCTTGAACGCCAAGCCGACGGGCAGTGGAAGATAAAGTCTCATATGTTCGTTAGAGAGTGA
- a CDS encoding DUF898 family protein — translation MTWPPQVPPPMPSVPPPMPVAFSGNRREFFDLVKRGAGLELVTLGFYRFWLLTDIRRHLWANTQVGGDAAEYTGRGKELLIGFLVALAILMPVYVGYFLVGLEAEHIQAFASIPLVAFFYVFGQFAIYRARRYRLTRTVWRGVRFWMTGSGWIYALQASLWGLSMILTLGLILPWRNAALERYKMRHSHYGDLQGSFEGRGWEFFKRGWWLWLLTPIAIYVTPIAPFIYGAYKAIEWRWWLSGIRFGGVRVESTLRKGDLIGLYWKVIGWIVVFGLVFSVYLGLAAVLVASMTDGSFTEFFKSQEFMKSIPLLVLAGLGYLVFALAMNIVIRVYLLRDLWVRVLGSVNVSGLEAAANVAARGDLANALGEGFADGLDVGGF, via the coding sequence ATGACCTGGCCGCCGCAGGTGCCGCCGCCGATGCCTTCCGTACCGCCGCCGATGCCGGTGGCGTTTTCCGGCAACCGGCGCGAATTCTTCGATCTGGTCAAGCGCGGCGCTGGGCTGGAGCTCGTTACCCTCGGTTTCTATCGCTTCTGGCTGCTTACCGATATCCGCAGGCATCTCTGGGCCAACACGCAGGTCGGCGGCGATGCCGCCGAATATACCGGCCGCGGCAAGGAGCTGTTGATCGGATTTTTGGTTGCGCTCGCGATCCTGATGCCGGTCTATGTCGGCTATTTCCTTGTCGGCCTCGAGGCCGAGCACATCCAGGCCTTTGCCAGTATTCCGCTGGTCGCCTTCTTCTATGTATTCGGCCAGTTCGCGATCTACCGGGCGCGGCGTTACCGCCTGACGCGCACGGTGTGGCGCGGCGTGCGGTTCTGGATGACCGGCTCGGGATGGATCTATGCGCTGCAGGCGTCGCTATGGGGGCTGTCGATGATCCTCACGCTCGGGCTGATCCTGCCTTGGCGCAATGCGGCGCTCGAACGCTACAAGATGCGCCATTCCCATTACGGCGACCTGCAGGGAAGTTTCGAGGGCCGCGGCTGGGAGTTCTTCAAGCGCGGGTGGTGGCTGTGGCTGCTGACGCCGATTGCAATCTATGTGACGCCGATCGCGCCCTTCATTTACGGCGCGTACAAGGCGATCGAATGGCGCTGGTGGCTGTCGGGCATCCGGTTCGGCGGCGTGCGCGTGGAATCGACGCTGCGAAAAGGCGATCTGATCGGGCTGTACTGGAAAGTGATCGGCTGGATCGTCGTGTTTGGGCTGGTCTTCTCGGTCTATCTGGGCCTCGCAGCAGTGCTGGTCGCCAGCATGACCGACGGGTCATTCACTGAGTTCTTCAAGTCGCAGGAGTTCATGAAGAGCATTCCGCTCCTGGTGCTGGCAGGCCTCGGCTATCTCGTGTTCGCGCTGGCGATGAACATCGTGATCCGGGTCTATCTGTTGCGCGATCTCTGGGTGAGGGTGCTCGGTTCGGTCAACGTGAGCGGCCTCGAGGCTGCGGCCAACGTCGCGGCGCGCGGCGATCTGGCCAATGCACTCGGCGAGGGATTTGCCGACGGCCTCGATGTCGGCGGCTTCTGA
- a CDS encoding cytochrome P450, translated as MNVQTSISADRKELLRAAREEAYSTPLKDFHPGAPKLFQNDTLWPWFERLRKEEPVHYCTNSPIEPYWSVTKYNDIMHVDTNHGIFSSDSTLGGISIRDVPPGYDYPSFIAMDQPRHSAQRKTVSPMFTPTHLDELAKLIRERSQKVLDNLPRNETFNFVERVSIELTTQMLATLFDFPWEERRKLTRWSDVSTALPKSGVVESPEQRRREMDECYAYFSKLWNERVNAPPKNDLLSMMAHSDATRHMDPDNLMGNIILLIVGGNDTTRNTMSGSVLALNEHPDQYQKLRENPALIDTMVPEVIRWQTPLAHMRRTALVDTEIGGKKIKKGDRVVMWYVSGNRDEEGIDRPDEFIIDRARPRTHLSFGFGIHRCVGMRLAELQLKIVWQEMLKRFDRIEVVGEPKRVYSSFVRGIEQLPVRIPG; from the coding sequence ATGAACGTCCAGACATCAATCAGCGCCGACCGAAAGGAGCTGCTTCGCGCCGCGCGCGAAGAAGCCTATTCGACGCCGCTGAAGGATTTTCATCCCGGTGCGCCAAAGCTGTTCCAGAACGATACCCTGTGGCCGTGGTTCGAGCGGCTGCGCAAGGAAGAGCCGGTGCATTACTGCACCAATTCACCGATCGAGCCCTATTGGTCGGTCACCAAGTACAACGACATCATGCATGTCGACACCAATCACGGCATCTTCTCCTCTGACTCCACGCTCGGCGGCATCTCGATCCGCGACGTGCCGCCCGGCTACGACTATCCAAGCTTCATCGCGATGGACCAGCCGCGGCATTCGGCGCAGCGCAAGACGGTGTCGCCGATGTTCACGCCGACGCACCTCGACGAGCTGGCCAAGCTGATCCGCGAGCGTTCGCAGAAGGTGCTCGACAATCTGCCGCGCAACGAGACCTTCAACTTCGTCGAGCGCGTCTCCATCGAGCTGACGACGCAGATGCTGGCGACTCTGTTCGACTTCCCCTGGGAGGAGCGGCGCAAACTGACGCGCTGGTCTGACGTCTCGACCGCGCTGCCCAAGAGCGGCGTCGTGGAATCGCCCGAGCAGCGCCGCCGCGAGATGGACGAGTGCTACGCTTATTTCTCAAAACTGTGGAACGAGCGCGTCAATGCGCCGCCGAAGAACGATCTATTGTCGATGATGGCGCACAGCGACGCCACGCGGCACATGGACCCTGACAACCTGATGGGCAACATCATCCTCTTGATCGTCGGCGGCAACGACACCACGCGCAACACCATGAGCGGCTCGGTGCTGGCGTTGAACGAGCACCCGGATCAATACCAGAAGCTGCGTGAAAACCCCGCGCTGATCGACACCATGGTGCCGGAAGTGATCCGCTGGCAGACGCCGCTCGCCCATATGCGCCGCACCGCGCTGGTCGATACGGAGATCGGCGGCAAGAAGATCAAAAAAGGCGACCGCGTCGTGATGTGGTACGTCTCCGGCAACCGCGACGAGGAAGGCATCGACCGTCCCGACGAGTTCATCATCGACCGCGCCCGCCCGCGCACCCATCTGTCGTTCGGCTTCGGCATCCACCGCTGCGTCGGCATGCGCCTAGCCGAGCTGCAGCTCAAGATCGTCTGGCAGGAAATGCTCAAGCGCTTCGACCGCATCGAGGTGGTCGGCGAGCCGAAGCGGGTCTATTCCAGCTTCGTGCGCGGCATCGAGCAATTGCCGGTGCGCATTCCGGGGTGA
- a CDS encoding M48 family metallopeptidase, with the protein MDSATPEQLSSLTSQGSGPAIYFDGVSSRRRTVVLHLSERLEIGEDGQALAAWDYSDIRRVDGPAGVLRLSSLTAPALARLEVRDAALAAQLVSRCASIDDHMIGRRGVAAIVGWSLAAAASIVAVVLFGLPLIADRLTPLVPEAFERRLGEVADAQVKTMFDAKVCDNAAGQKAFVKLVTAIRESAGLDTSVQSGVLSSPIPNAFALPGGKVYLFNGLLAKAENPDEVAGVLAHELGHLKHRDSMRGLIHNGGTSFLVGLLFGDITGSSALIFGSRTLVTSSHSREAETNADSFAIDVMHRLGRPAKPTGELLLRVTGKEGKGLSIISTHPLSEDRLTRMSRQDPPASGPPLLTSEEWKALKSICSAKI; encoded by the coding sequence ATGGATAGCGCGACGCCCGAGCAACTGTCATCGCTGACATCGCAAGGAAGCGGACCGGCGATCTATTTCGACGGGGTTTCGAGCCGGCGACGCACAGTCGTGCTTCATCTGTCCGAGCGGCTCGAGATCGGCGAAGACGGGCAGGCGCTCGCGGCGTGGGATTATTCCGACATCCGCCGCGTCGATGGCCCCGCCGGCGTGCTGCGCCTCTCCAGCCTGACCGCGCCGGCACTGGCGCGACTGGAGGTGCGCGACGCGGCGCTGGCGGCTCAGCTGGTCTCGCGCTGCGCCAGCATCGACGATCATATGATCGGCCGCCGCGGTGTTGCCGCCATTGTCGGTTGGTCGCTGGCGGCCGCGGCTTCGATCGTTGCGGTCGTGCTGTTCGGGCTGCCGCTGATCGCCGACCGCCTCACACCGCTGGTGCCCGAAGCGTTCGAGCGTCGGCTCGGCGAGGTCGCCGATGCCCAGGTCAAGACCATGTTCGACGCCAAGGTCTGCGACAACGCGGCCGGGCAGAAGGCGTTCGTCAAGCTCGTCACCGCGATCCGCGAATCCGCAGGGCTCGACACCTCGGTGCAATCGGGCGTGCTGTCGAGCCCGATCCCCAACGCCTTTGCGCTGCCAGGCGGCAAGGTCTATCTGTTCAACGGACTGCTCGCGAAGGCCGAGAATCCGGACGAGGTCGCGGGCGTGCTGGCGCACGAGCTCGGCCATCTCAAGCATCGCGACAGCATGCGCGGGCTGATCCACAATGGCGGCACCTCGTTCCTGGTCGGGCTGTTGTTCGGCGACATTACCGGCTCCAGCGCTCTGATTTTCGGCTCGCGCACGCTGGTGACGTCATCCCATTCCCGCGAGGCCGAAACCAACGCCGACAGCTTTGCGATCGATGTCATGCACCGCCTCGGCCGGCCGGCGAAGCCGACCGGTGAATTGCTGCTGCGGGTCACCGGCAAGGAGGGCAAGGGGCTTTCCATCATCTCCACCCATCCCCTGAGCGAGGACCGCCTGACGCGGATGAGCCGGCAAGACCCGCCGGCCAGCGGCCCGCCGCTGCTGACCTCAGAGGAGTGGAAGGCGCTGAAATCGATCTGCAGCGCCAAGATTTGA
- a CDS encoding cytochrome P450 — protein sequence MQGTIDLAGDSHLRAARDAARSTPLVDFDVGNPDLFKSDTFWPYFDRLRREEPVHYCKDSMFGPYWSVTKYNDIMDIETNHAVFSSAASLGGITIRDVAPDLRRESFIAMDQPRHSAQRKTVAPMFTPTHLDQLAINIRKRSAECLDNLPKNEVFDWVDQVSIELTTQMLAVLFDFPWEDRRKLTRWSDVATTIPGPGGLVASEEERQAELMECATYFAKLWKERVNAPPKSDLLSMMAHSDATRDMDPKNFLGNLILLIVGGNDTTRNTLSGSVYALNKNPDQYRKLRDNPDLIDSFVPEVIRWQTPLAHMRRTALEDIEFRGKQFKKGDKVVMWYVSGNRDEDVIDRPYEFIIDRARPRTHLSFGFGIHRCVGIRLAELQLRIIWEEILKRYDNIELADEPKRVYSSFVKGYETLPVRIAA from the coding sequence ATGCAAGGAACCATCGATCTCGCCGGAGATTCCCATCTGCGGGCCGCGCGCGATGCGGCTCGGTCCACTCCGCTTGTCGATTTCGATGTCGGCAATCCCGACCTGTTCAAGAGCGATACGTTCTGGCCGTATTTCGACCGGCTGCGCCGCGAGGAGCCGGTGCACTACTGCAAGGACTCGATGTTCGGTCCCTATTGGTCGGTAACCAAATACAACGACATCATGGACATCGAGACCAACCACGCGGTGTTCTCGTCGGCGGCCTCGCTCGGCGGCATCACCATCCGTGACGTCGCGCCGGACCTGCGCCGCGAGAGCTTCATCGCCATGGACCAGCCGCGCCACTCCGCCCAGCGCAAGACGGTGGCGCCGATGTTCACGCCGACGCATCTGGATCAACTTGCGATCAACATCCGCAAACGCTCGGCCGAATGCCTCGACAACCTTCCGAAGAACGAGGTGTTCGACTGGGTCGATCAGGTCTCGATCGAACTCACCACGCAGATGCTCGCCGTGCTGTTCGACTTTCCCTGGGAGGATCGCCGCAAGTTGACGCGCTGGTCGGACGTTGCGACCACGATTCCCGGCCCCGGCGGCCTCGTCGCGTCAGAGGAGGAACGGCAGGCCGAGCTGATGGAATGCGCGACCTATTTCGCGAAGCTTTGGAAGGAGCGCGTCAACGCGCCGCCGAAGAGCGATCTGTTGTCGATGATGGCGCACAGCGACGCCACGCGCGACATGGACCCGAAGAATTTTCTCGGCAATCTGATCCTATTGATCGTCGGCGGCAACGACACCACGCGCAACACGCTGTCCGGCAGCGTCTATGCGCTGAACAAGAATCCGGACCAGTATCGCAAACTGCGCGACAACCCCGACCTGATCGATAGCTTCGTGCCCGAGGTGATCCGCTGGCAGACGCCGCTAGCGCATATGCGCCGCACCGCCTTGGAAGACATCGAATTCAGAGGCAAGCAGTTCAAGAAGGGCGACAAGGTCGTGATGTGGTACGTCTCCGGCAACCGTGACGAGGACGTGATCGACCGCCCCTACGAGTTCATCATTGACCGCGCCCGCCCGCGCACCCACCTTTCCTTCGGCTTCGGTATCCACCGCTGCGTCGGAATCCGGCTGGCCGAGCTACAACTCAGGATAATCTGGGAAGAAATTCTCAAGCGCTACGATAATATTGAACTGGCCGACGAACCGAAGCGGGTGTATTCGAGTTTCGTCAAGGGCTACGAGACCCTGCCGGTCCGCATCGCCGCCTAG
- a CDS encoding winged helix-turn-helix transcriptional regulator, producing MKGYGSFCPVAKAAEILTERWTPLVLRELLLGSRHFNQLRRGIPQMSPSLLSKRLQTLEEAGLISRQSGDNGHWEYHPTQAAREARPIIDALGRWGHRWARSQLAPNELHAGRLMWNMRRSFDLKHIPCDFVLYVEIADAQPRCWWFVVKKEEADLCWDDPGFEVDISLYASLRTLVQIFMGELPLLRARELGKIEIDGSKHLVNSMHTWFPRSKYADEAPALADQASVR from the coding sequence ATGAAAGGCTATGGATCATTTTGTCCCGTAGCCAAAGCTGCGGAAATACTTACGGAGCGGTGGACTCCGCTGGTGCTCCGCGAGCTGTTGCTCGGGTCCCGCCACTTCAACCAGCTTCGCCGCGGCATCCCTCAGATGTCGCCGAGCCTTCTCTCCAAGCGCCTGCAGACGCTAGAAGAAGCCGGGCTAATCTCACGCCAATCGGGCGATAACGGGCATTGGGAGTACCATCCAACACAAGCGGCCAGAGAAGCCCGGCCAATTATCGATGCATTGGGTCGTTGGGGTCACAGATGGGCACGCAGCCAGCTCGCGCCCAACGAACTCCACGCAGGCCGACTGATGTGGAATATGCGCCGTTCGTTCGATCTAAAGCACATTCCATGCGACTTCGTGCTGTACGTCGAGATTGCGGACGCTCAGCCGAGGTGCTGGTGGTTTGTTGTGAAGAAGGAGGAAGCCGATCTCTGCTGGGATGATCCCGGTTTCGAGGTCGATATCAGCCTCTATGCGAGTCTGCGGACACTTGTGCAGATTTTCATGGGCGAGCTGCCGCTGCTACGGGCGCGTGAGCTCGGCAAAATCGAGATCGACGGTTCTAAGCATCTTGTAAACAGCATGCACACTTGGTTCCCACGCAGCAAATATGCCGATGAGGCGCCTGCGCTGGCAGATCAAGCCTCAGTCCGCTGA
- a CDS encoding isovaleryl-CoA dehydrogenase yields MISNVHRMLNFDLGETADAIRETVHSFSQNEIAPRATEIDRSNQFPRDLWPKIGALGLHGITVEEEYGGASLGYLEHCIAVEEISRASAAVGLSYGAHSNLCVNQIRRNGNAAQKRKYLPKLISGEHVGSLAMSEPGAGSDVVSMKTRAEKKGDRFVLNGNKMWITNGPEADTLVVYAKTNPEAGPRGMTAFLIEKGMKGFSTAQKLDKLGMRGSDTCELLFEDCEVPEENVLGEVGRGVNVLMSGLDYERAVLAAGPIGIMQACMDVVLPYVHERKQFGEPIGTFQLVQGKIADMYTTMNASRAYVYAVAKACDRGETTREDAAGAILYAAEKATQCALDAIQLLGGNGYINDYPTGRLLRDAKLYEIGAGTSEIRRMLIGRELFEKTA; encoded by the coding sequence ATGATCTCCAACGTCCATCGGATGCTCAATTTCGATCTTGGCGAGACTGCGGACGCAATTCGCGAAACCGTGCACTCATTTTCGCAGAACGAAATCGCCCCGCGCGCCACCGAAATCGACCGCAGCAATCAATTCCCGCGCGACCTCTGGCCCAAAATAGGGGCGCTCGGCCTGCACGGCATCACGGTCGAGGAGGAGTATGGCGGCGCCAGCCTAGGCTATCTCGAGCACTGCATCGCGGTCGAGGAAATATCCCGCGCTTCCGCCGCGGTCGGCCTGTCCTACGGCGCGCATTCCAACCTCTGCGTCAACCAGATCCGCCGCAACGGCAACGCGGCGCAGAAGCGCAAATATTTGCCAAAACTGATCTCCGGCGAGCATGTCGGCTCGCTGGCGATGTCAGAGCCCGGCGCAGGTTCCGACGTGGTCTCGATGAAGACCCGCGCCGAGAAGAAGGGCGACCGCTTCGTGCTGAACGGCAACAAGATGTGGATCACCAACGGCCCCGAGGCCGATACGCTGGTGGTCTATGCCAAGACCAATCCGGAGGCCGGTCCGCGCGGCATGACCGCCTTTCTGATCGAAAAGGGCATGAAGGGATTTTCCACCGCGCAAAAACTCGACAAGCTTGGCATGCGCGGTTCCGACACCTGCGAGCTCTTGTTCGAGGATTGCGAGGTGCCGGAAGAAAACGTGCTCGGCGAGGTCGGCCGCGGCGTCAACGTGTTGATGTCGGGCCTCGACTATGAGCGCGCGGTGCTGGCGGCGGGGCCGATCGGCATCATGCAGGCCTGCATGGACGTGGTGCTGCCTTACGTCCACGAGCGCAAGCAGTTCGGCGAGCCGATCGGCACGTTTCAGTTGGTGCAGGGCAAGATCGCCGACATGTACACCACGATGAACGCCTCGCGCGCCTATGTCTATGCGGTGGCCAAGGCCTGCGACCGCGGCGAAACCACGCGGGAGGATGCCGCCGGCGCGATTCTCTATGCGGCGGAAAAAGCCACGCAATGCGCGCTCGACGCCATCCAGCTCCTCGGCGGCAACGGCTACATCAACGACTACCCGACCGGGCGGCTGCTCCGCGACGCCAAACTCTACGAAATCGGCGCCGGCACATCCGAAATCCGGCGTATGCTGATCGGGCGGGAGCTGTTTGAGAAGACGGCGTAA